Genomic DNA from Coffea arabica cultivar ET-39 chromosome 7e, Coffea Arabica ET-39 HiFi, whole genome shotgun sequence:
GACTTTGTGCCATCCTATGATTTATCCTCAATAGTGCCACCAATATCACTGGAAACTTCTCCCAATTGCCAAATTTTCTGCTTGATtgggttttctcaaaattgcaactcaattttattatttttgctgTATGCTGACTtatgtttattttgatgtagTAGCCTGAACTTGTGTTTTTTCTCTGCTTGTATGCCGCTGTATTTTAACTTCCTTCCTCCGGTGGCCCTGGTATGGCATCTTATTTCTCCTTCATCCGGTGGCCTTATTTTACAGGTTTGACCTTGCCAATTAGATTTAATTACTTAAAGTGGAAGTCCAGAGTATTATGCCTTTGAAATTACTTGGCATAGGGTTTTCTGCTATGGTATTTAGTCCCAATGTTAACTTTCTTCCTTTCAGCTTTTAGTTCTCCAAAAGGATATGTGGCTGTATTGTAGAGTGTATCAAGTACCATTTAGTAGTTTATCTCTTTGGCAATTTTGAGTTCACGGATCATTTTGACCTTGATCTTCTACTTTTGAGGAATAAACATCTTCTGCAAATAAATTAGCACCTCTGGCCACCTAACCAAAAAACCTTGTGGCTCTGCCTGTTTGGTCTGTTGGTCAGGACACCCTGGATCTGTTCTGGTTTTGTCTTTCTATAAACAACCGGAGAATCATCAAATGTTTAGTATAGCACACTCTTAATCACTTTTAGCACTGCAGTAGTACTCTCTAAGTTCTTGTAAAGTTGACAAAAGCTAATTATTGGTATATGATTTGTGTCCTTTATAAATACTATGCCAGCTTAGCTCCAAGAAAGCCCATAGAGAATGCTTTTCCACAGAAACTCATTAAACTTCACACTAGCATAAAGCAACTCTTCTGATCATGTCTCTAGCTCTAAGGTTGTTTTATCTCTCATTTAGCTGTTCAGAAGATTTGTCAGGCATAATTGTCAATTTGTCATCTATTAGATGGATGACTAGCTAAGACTTCCTGTGAATTATAAAATGTACTATAAAGAGATCGGAAtcgtaaaattaaaaaaattgatgaaagtATTGGgtgaaaaaattttgttgagGGACTCCCCTTGTATCTTTTCCTAATAAGATGGTCTCAGTTGATGCTGAGTAACTTCTTGCAGTTTTGGGGAAATAAATATGTTTAAATCGGTCAATAAGTTACTCATGGTTGGAGTCTACTATAATTTTCAAGTTAAATAGCTGAAAGAGATCAGAATCGGTCAATAAGTTGCCCTTCATATTGTTTAGGTATGGATGTTTACTCCTAACCATGTTAGAGTTTTTAAGCTTGAGAAAGGTTAATTTCATAGGCAGACTGCTCAAGATAATATATTGAATTGCTAGTTTTTCAAGTAGTTAATCGTCgaaagaaaaaatatttgttCCTTAACCTCCTTGTTTTAtgataagcttcattttgcatcACAGTTATAAATCCCAACAAACCAGCAGTGGTATGAGATGCTAAAACAACAGCAACTCGTGTACCATAATTGTCAAGGTAGAAACACTGTCCCTGGTCTTGTGATTTCAGTCTGATGTAGTAGTCCAGTTAATTCTACATCGTCTGCTCAATTGCCAGAAGTTTTGTTCATCAAAGATCACTAGCTGATTTGAGACTTTAGATGAGCTTGATATCTGTTGTATTGGCTCAAATATGGCAATGTTAGATGGCTGTTAGCTTGACTACCTTACTGAGTGCAAAACATGCATTACCACACAAGATGGAATTGCTTAAATGCTTTAGTTTGTGATTCTAGCTGTTGTTTGTGTCCATCTGCAGTGGCATCTTATGTTCAATAATTCTCTCTTATCAGATGCCATCAATTAATCAAGAAACTGGAATCGCAAACCCCGAGCCAACTGAGACTGCCAAGAGTTCCTTTCAATCAAGTATTGCACCTGAGTAAAAAACCATAGGGCTCATATGTTAAAAAAAAGTTGCAAAATCTTTGACTATGATCTATCATCTTCCTCAATGGCATATGGACCGTGAGAAGTTGAATATTACTGGTATCATTTGGATAAAACAAGACTTGCGCCGACCATACAGGCAATGAAAAAGATGGCAACAATGGGGAATCCTGTTTATGTTCCTAAGGTGTTTTCCTCTGGTGCCGATGCTGCCATTTGCAGGCTCTTATTCTTGCCATTGCGCAATAATCTGCCGTACGACAAACGAAGAACCAAATAAATAAGTTCAATTCATGTATAACTTCCCCTGTTAAAAGGGAaatggaaatgattttcatcttaATGAACCATCTCTCCATAGACACCTGCCACTTTCTTAACTCCTCTGTTGGATGCCACGGCAAAGGTGGTCTGGCAATGAACGAAACAAGTATAATGACTATAATGTGGTGATCCTGAATTCAGCCTAAGCTCGTTCTGTATATAATGCCGTGAGAACATAACACTAGAGTTTGCTCAAACACTAATATGTGCAATGAAACGCCAATCAAAGGTTCAAGCattacttgaacttgtttaggGACACAAGCCTAAAATTCTTAGATAACTGTGTAAAGGCTATTACCTTAAAGCTATTAAAATCTAAAACCTGCCATAATTGATAAATTCATTTAAAGAAGTCAGAAAACCAGGGCGGAAAGACCGCTGCAGATTAGCTTGGGATTCCTATTCAAATCAAACGGAGTTTGTGCCAGCTTTGGGAAGCGACAAGGCAACTATTTATGGTGTCCAGGCCATCTTTGGAAATGATAGCAAGCTCCAGTTAGACGTCTGCCCAATCACTCAATTGGAAGTCAAATTTAGACCAAAATACAGTTTCAGCTGAGTTGTATACATCTAATTGCTGGCAAGATCTCAAATCCTCTACGATTAAGATAAGCAACATTCACACACTTAAAACGGGGTCTTTGTCATGGCAACTGtgaaacaaatcaaaataattCTGGGCAACACTGCTTGATGCAAACGAATTGCCGCTCACAGATCTTGCACACTCAAACCTGCAATAATTGAAAGAGTACGTAAGAAACTCCAGCAATGTTTCATAAAACAACAATATCAACTACATCACATGGACCAGAAGTCTATGCATAGAACACTTGCAAACTAAAGCCGCTAGCCAATTTCCTATCCATTCGGTTTTTGGTCATAAATGGTTAACATTCATGCCAGAACACCCAACTTAAAGTTTCAAACTCAGCAACAAAGACATGAACTTAAATAATTAAGCATACTAGTTTGAGAATGCAGAGGGAAACGAAAAGGTATAGCACAATAACTTGGGACTTAAAAGAATCTACTTAAACCAGAGTCTACTGGTTCTATATGACTACTACAGCATCAACCATGACAGAATAAAGTTAAGATATACATGCAATCCAGCTTGGACTGCACTAAACATTTTATGCTTTGCTATGCTGCCTTCAATACAGTAGAGATTTTTTGCAGAGAAAATACTACTACAGGTCACTTGAACTATGCAGGTAAATGGTGTAAAAACAGTAATCACCAACCTGGGGGAAGTGATTGCTTCAACTTATCAGCCTTCTCAGAGTCAAAGACACAGAGTGTGTACAGATACTTAGAGCAGCGCACCTTGAACTTCACCACATCTTTGCTCCTCTTTATCTTCACTGACCGTGCATCCTTCCTTCTAGCTGTTAGAAGAAAATCCTTGATCTCGTGTATTTGCTTAGGCTAAGATCataaatccaaacaaacatcaataaaaaaaatatgaccAAGTTTAATTTTAACCTTGAATGTAATATATAAAGCAAAAGCTATTGCaccataaagaaagaaaaagtaaagactGCAATTCTCTCCAGCCAGTTTTCTATATTATTAACTTTATCTTTATGAGAAGCCTTTTCAGTTCTATTGCTTTCGGCTTCCTTCCAAAGAATCGTTGTAAAATTACCAGAAGATACCACCAATTCTGAACCGGGTCATAGTCTAACAATAAAGATAAGACAAAGTCTGAGCTGACAAAATCAATACAAACAACACTAGTCCACCATCATTCAAAGTCTAGAAGGAAATACAATTCACCCATTGAATACAGAAAATATACCTAGATGTTTGCCTATTGGGGAAAAATCCTACTGAACTTGTCATATTTTGGCGTTAACTCAGTCTGACATGATTCAAACTCAAACATTTTATAGGACAAATCCCTCCCCCTTCCTCCTCCCAAAAGAAAACCTTGAGCTCACCAAGCTAACAGGAATgcaattgcaaaaaaaaattttatgtcaGTCCAGAACAACTGCTAACCGAACAACTACAGTCACGGTTAGTAGTTGTTTCAAAAAGCTCCATGAGGACCCCGCTTAATATGCGAATTAGCAAGTGGGGTCATTTATATGTCCACATGGAGCTGGTCCTGGAGCAATTCCTAGGCTCCGGACCAACATAAAACTCCTCCAATTGCAAAATAAGAATCTCTCTCCCAGCAAGATAATTCCTCAGAAAGCTCCAGCAATTGCTGCTCATAACACTTCACTAAAAATCCCCTTATCCCCAAAGCATTCAAGCATTAATTAAATCTTCTCACAGCCTATTGAAAACCCTATACTTTAACCACTATCCTAACTTACCCTAAAGGTAAAAACGAGACAATAAAAATCTGTAATAAT
This window encodes:
- the LOC113702040 gene encoding large ribosomal subunit protein eL38z/eL38y, yielding MPKQIHEIKDFLLTARRKDARSVKIKRSKDVVKFKVRCSKYLYTLCVFDSEKADKLKQSLPPGLSVQDL